The window ATCGACGAAGGTAACGGGGGCGGGGTCCAGCAACACCCGGCTTTCCGAACGCACCACGCGCATCAGCATGTCCTGCGCCGCACCCATATCCTCGTCATTCTTGACCGTCAGGCTCAATTCGTGGCGGCGCGAGGGGAAGCGGCTGTAATTGGTGATCGGCACGTTCCACAGCGTGGAATTGGGCGCGAGGCGGTAAAGCCCGTCGCTGGTCTTAAGCTCGGTCGCAAACAGCCCGATTTCCATGACCGTTCCGCTGACCGAGCTGGTCTCGATATATTCGCCGACCCGGAAAGGGCGCAGTACCAGAAGCATGATGCCGGCGGCGATGTTCTGTAACGTGCCCTGCAGCGCAAGGCCGATGGCGAGACCGGCGGCGCCGAGCGCGGCGAGGATGGAGGCCGTCTGCACCCCGAACTGGCCGAGCACCATGACCAGTACCAGAATGAGCACCACGTAACGAATGGCGCCTGCGAAGAAACCGGCAAGCGTCGCATCGAAGCCGCGGATGCGCGACAGGCCCTGAAAAGCCCAGCGCTGCAGGAATGTGGCGGCCAGCCAGCCGACGATGAGCAGCAGAAGCGCGCCGACGATCGAGAAGGAATATTGCACCGCAAGCGCACTCGCCTGCCGCACCGCGGCCTGCGATGCGACGATGATATCGGTTGCCTGTTGTTCCATGAATTATCCCGTGATTTTCATTGCTGTTCAGGGTTGGTAACGACCGGGTGCCGCAGGGGTTCCGCAAAAATGGAAGCTGTCAGGCACTGAGCGGCAATATGAACGGCACGTTGCCATCCGTATCCGCGCCCCTGCCGATTGCCTTGATCGCCTTGACCAGCCTGCCGTCCCGCCCGAGCAGCCGGTCGCCAATGGCGATGATGCGGGCATTGGGCGTGGCATAGGGCGAGGCGGCGCGCAGGCTGAGAGCAAGCGCCATATCGTCCTGATCCGCATTGAGGCTGAGCGCTGCGATGACGGCAGCGGCGGGTGAGCGCGACACCCCCATCCAGCAATGGATGAGCAGCGGCGCGGACTGGTCCCATTCCCGCGCGAAATCGATCAGCTTCTGCACATGCGCGTCATCGGGTGCGATGAGATCGCCCGTGCCCTTGAAGGCGATATCGTTCATGACAAGCGTCAGATGCCGCTCGGCAGCTATCACCGCCGGGCGGTGAAAGCTTTGCTCTTTGGCGATCAGCGTCACCATTTCGCGGGCCTTGTGCTTCACGGCCATTTCCGCGATCCGCGATAGCGGCGATACGACAATGGCCGTCATGTCGCACTCCCGGTCTTGGCCGCGCGCAGCGCCTCGATTGCATCGAAACGTGCGATGAACAGCCTTTGTGCTTCGGTAGAGGGAAGCGGCGTGATGTCGAACATGTCGCGGGTAATGCCGCGGGGCAGTCCGAAGAATTTCTGTGCCTCGGCGATGGAAAAGCCGGCAAGCTCCGTTGCCTCGAAAAAGGCGGCAACCGTATCCGCCTTCTTGATGCGGTCCTTCAATTCACGCGACGCGTGCGGCGGCAGGCCGAAGCGCAGATGTACGGCCGCTTCCAGCCGTTTTTCGACGGTTTTGTAACCGCCGCCGACAACCGATTTGAACGGTGAAATCATGTCGCCGATGACATATTCAGGGGCATCATGCAGAAGCGCCATCTGCATATCGTCAGGCGTGGCGCTCGTGCACATGCGGCAGAAGATGGTTTCCACGATCAGGCAGTGCTGGGCGACGGAAAAGGCGTGATCGCCGCGCGTCTGGCCGTTCCAGCGGGCGACGCGGGCAAGACCATGGGCGATATCGGCGATTTCCACATCAAGCGGCGAAGGATCGAGCAGATCAAGCCGCCGCCCGGAAAGCATGCGCTGCCAGGCGCGCGGACTTTTCGCAGACGCCACGCTTATTCCTCCACCCGTGTTGCCGGGTCAGCCGCCGGGAAGGAGATGCCGGTCCAGGCCGGCAGGGACACGGAGACGGTGATGTTATCCGCAAGCAAAGGCGTGCCGGAGGCAAGCGCATCGGCAATGCGGTCGATCCGCACGATGGCAAGTGCCTTGCGGCCGCAAACGGTTCCAAGCGCGCCGACAGGTTTTCCGTTGGCGGTAATCTCCGTCCCGGTGGCGGGAAGATCGCCGTCCGCGGTAACGGTAACGACGCGCCGCCGTGCCGTGCCGCGATGCTTCATGCGCGAGACCACCTCCTGCCCGACAAAGCAGCCCTTTTTGAAGGAGACGCCGTCATTCACATCCATCAGCACGTCATGGGGAAAAGCGTCCTGCAGCGGATAATCCCGGCCGGATTCGGCAATGCCGTGGTCGATGCGCAGGGCGTCATAGGCGGCGGCCTCTCCGGAGGCCGATGCGCCCGCAACGCGGAACAGATCGATACCGGCCTTGGCGAAACGGCCATCCCGCACACCGGCTTCAGGCGCGGTTTCATTCCAGAACAGGCTCATGCCTTCCACGGGCTCGAGTTTGAGGTCGACGGGTGCGCGCAGCTTGTACATGGTAAGGCGGCGCAGCAGCGCATCCTGTTCGTCAGCACCCGTTTCGATCAGATAATCCGGCCCATCGCGCGTTATCAGGAAATCGAACAGGATCTTGCCCTGCGGCGTCAGAAGTGCCGAGGCGCGGGCCTCTCCCTGCGGCAGATTTTCAACATCAGCCGTAATCAGATTGTTCAGAAACTCCCCGGCGCCTGTGCCGGAAACTCTGATCAGGCGGCGGTCGGCAAGAAAGGCGGAAGGCATGGCGTCACCGTTCGGTTCATCGAGTGCATGCCCGGCCAGGGTTGCTCCAGGCAGCCCAGGGCGATTGCGGATATGCTCTCTTTTGTTCTCGCGCAATTCCCGGCGCAAATCAGCAATGCGCTTTGGCCGGGCAGCTCATTTCGAACAGTTAGGATTTTTGCAAAAGAACGGCAAGCACCGCGATGCGATCAATCGCCGGCGGTGAAGAACTTCCACTTGCCATCAGGCGAGATGCCGATGCGGTAAAAGCTGTAATTGCCGTATTCCTGCATATCCGCCAGATCGCCCGCCGTAATGATGCGCAGAAGCTCCACCTTTTCCGGTGCGGTCAGCGTATTGAGCGGCTTGCCGGCGAAATAGGGGAAAACATAGGCCTCATCGGGCGTACCGGCGTCGACATGGGCATAACCGGTCGACAGCAGGTCGATGATGATCGCCATCACCTCAAGGCCGTCGGGATCGCCCGAATAGCTTTTCAGCGCCGCGATCGGGTCTTCGCCGTCATTGCCGTCTATGCGGAATTCCTTCTGGCCGGCCGCGATGAAGGGCCGCAATTTTTCAATATCGCCCGATGCGGCCGCGTCCATGATCTCCTGACGCAGTTTGCGCACGGCTTCCGGTGCCTTGGAGATGTCATGCTCGATCACGACGGACATTTCAGGGGCATTGTCCGGAGTAGCAGGCTTCTGGTTTGCCTGACCGGCGGAACGGTCGACCAGCGGATCGGGCAGGGGAATACCTTCCGAATCGCCTTCGATCTCATCCGGCTCCGGCGGCTGGGGCTGCTGCGGCTCTCCGCCGTTTTGGGCCTGCGGCTCGCTTTCGGTATTTTGCGCCGGTTTCAGCTCGGAAAGGGCAAGGGCACGGCTTGGCAAGCCAATGGACCCCGCGGTCAGGGCAAGCAGGATGGACAGCATGGCGGAAGAGCGCAAAAGCCCCTTGCTCAGGCAAGACATGATAGACCCCTGCTTTACTGTATCACCCGCTGCGGAGAAAATTCGCCTTCAAGCATGCGCTGGCGCAGCGATTCCAGCATTGCTTCAGCGCCGGCCTCGCCATGCATGCGAATGGTTTCGCGCATGGCCAGAGCGATTGCGGCATCGGCGATGATCTCCGGCTCGATGCCGTCGGCCATGCCGTCAGCCCATGCCTCGTTCTGGTGTTCCAGAGCGACCTGCATCTTTTCATGCACGATCATATCGTCGATTTCGTTACGGCTCGTCTGCATTTTTCATCCTCGACAGGGCGGGCAAGTCCTTACCACCCTGTTAACAACACTATCAGTCTTTTATCAAAACGGCACGGCCTGCGGCGAAAAGAGGTTAATAAACCGCTAATTTCCGAACCTGGACGCGATTTCCTGAGCAAGTGTTGCCCCTTCGTTACGGTAGCTCTCTTCTGCCATGACAGCGGCGCGTGTGCAACTGGTGTGGATGGCCGCAAAGGAGCGGTATCCACGGTTGAATGCAGCCGTCATGCGCTGACGCCGCTCGGGCTCGTTGGCTGTGTCCGCAGCCAGAAGATCGCTCATGGATCTGCGCCAGTCCTCTGGACCGGAGGAGGGGCACAGGGTTCTCAAATATTGCACCGCTCCCAATATTTCCGAAAGCCGGGCCAGCCTGTCGTCATAGGGGGCGGGTTTGGCTGGCTGCGCCTCCGGGGGGCGTGCCTCCTTGGAAATGGCATTGGAAGGCTGCGCATAAACGACGCCCACTTGCCCGGCCATGGTCAACATGGTCAGCAAAAGAGACAGGAAAATGGTTGGTCGCATCAAAATTATAGTCTGCCCCACACATACTCGTGAACTGTTGGCTCGTGAACATCCGGCGGGCGGATGGGTCCTAGATAATCGCGATTCTGGCTGGCTGGCAATCATGCAAGCAGACGCTCGGCACATTCCACCACACTTTCAGGAGCCGGCAGCCGGCGTATTTCCGCCAATGTGTACCAGCCCGCATCCGCAGCATCATCCGCCGCTGTCACCGCCGGGTTCGCATCCGTTTCCACGGTGAAGACGGAAAGGAAATAGTGGCTCGTCAGCGTGCCCTGCGCATCGTGCGACGGCAGATCATAGGTCGCGAATAATTGCGGTTTGCGCGCGACGATACCGGTTTCCTCGTGAAGTTCGCGAAGTGCCGTCTCTGCCGGTGTTTCCCCCTCTTCGCCGCGCCCGCCCGGAAAGGCGAACATGTCCTTGGAAGGCGGATTGATGCGGCGAACGAGCAGCAGCCGGTCTCCATTTCTGACGATCGCGGATGAGGCGGGGCGGGGCTTGATACGAAGGGTCATGAATGCTTTCGTCTGTCTCAGCCATTTGTGGCCTGTCTATCGGGTGCATGGACCCGGTGAACCGAATATGCGCCGCGCAAAAATCGATTCCGGTTTCTGCAGCGATGTTATAGTCGGGAATCGGTTGGATTGTGCACGCAGAAGACGGTGGAATGAAGGTCTATCTTGTTTATGTTCTGGCGGCCCTTGCCGAAATTGCCGGCTGTTTTTCCTTCTGGGCCTGGCTGAAACTCGGCAAGACGGGATGGATATTGCTGCCGGGCATGCTGGCGCTCGCCGCTTTTGCCTGGCTTTTGACATTGGTGCCGACAGAGGCGGCGGGCAGGGCCTATGCCGCCTATGGCGGGATTTATATTGCCGCATCGCTCTTCTGGCTCTGGGGCGTTGAAGGGCATGTGCCGGATAAATGGGATGTCGCCGGCGGGGCCGTCTGCCTTGCAGGCACCGCCCTTATTCTATTCGGCCCGCGCAGCTGAGGAGACGAGAATGTGCGGACGTTTCGTCCTGAAAGCGACGCCGGAAGAAATCGCCGACTATCTTGATCTGATCGGCCTTGAGGATTTTCCCGCCCGCTTCAACATCGCGCCCACACAGCCGATTCTGGTGGTGCTGGAGGGTGAGCGACAGGAGCGGGGCAGCAACCTGCCCAACCGCCGGGCCGTGCTGGTGCGCTGGGGGTTCATGCCCGGCTGGGTGAAAGACCCCAAGGACTTTCCTCTGCTTATCAATGCGCGCTCGGAAACGGCCATCGGCAAGGCATCCTTCCGCGCCTCCATGCGCCATCGTCGCGTGCTTGTGCCAGCAACCGGCTTTTACGAATGGCGACGCCCTCCCAAAGAGGAGGGCGGCAAACCCCAACCCTATTTCATTCGCCCGAAAAATGGTGGCATCGTCGCTTTTGCCGGCCTTATGGAAACATGGTCTTCCGCCGACGGATCCGAGGTCGATACCGGCGCAATCCTTACCACCGCCGCCAATAGTGCAATCGGCCGCATCC is drawn from Agrobacterium tumefaciens and contains these coding sequences:
- a CDS encoding YnfA family protein — translated: MKVYLVYVLAALAEIAGCFSFWAWLKLGKTGWILLPGMLALAAFAWLLTLVPTEAAGRAYAAYGGIYIAASLFWLWGVEGHVPDKWDVAGGAVCLAGTALILFGPRS
- a CDS encoding SOS response-associated peptidase — protein: MCGRFVLKATPEEIADYLDLIGLEDFPARFNIAPTQPILVVLEGERQERGSNLPNRRAVLVRWGFMPGWVKDPKDFPLLINARSETAIGKASFRASMRHRRVLVPATGFYEWRRPPKEEGGKPQPYFIRPKNGGIVAFAGLMETWSSADGSEVDTGAILTTAANSAIGRIHDRMPVVIAPEDFSRWLDCKTQEPREVADLMRPVQDDFFEMIPVSDRVNKVANVGADLIEPVPESAPLAKIKPPKDEGQMSLF
- a CDS encoding TIGR02301 family protein; translated protein: MMRPTIFLSLLLTMLTMAGQVGVVYAQPSNAISKEARPPEAQPAKPAPYDDRLARLSEILGAVQYLRTLCPSSGPEDWRRSMSDLLAADTANEPERRQRMTAAFNRGYRSFAAIHTSCTRAAVMAEESYRNEGATLAQEIASRFGN
- a CDS encoding NUDIX hydrolase, which produces MTLRIKPRPASSAIVRNGDRLLLVRRINPPSKDMFAFPGGRGEEGETPAETALRELHEETGIVARKPQLFATYDLPSHDAQGTLTSHYFLSVFTVETDANPAVTAADDAADAGWYTLAEIRRLPAPESVVECAERLLA
- a CDS encoding mechanosensitive ion channel family protein; the protein is MEQQATDIIVASQAAVRQASALAVQYSFSIVGALLLLIVGWLAATFLQRWAFQGLSRIRGFDATLAGFFAGAIRYVVLILVLVMVLGQFGVQTASILAALGAAGLAIGLALQGTLQNIAAGIMLLVLRPFRVGEYIETSSVSGTVMEIGLFATELKTSDGLYRLAPNSTLWNVPITNYSRFPSRRHELSLTVKNDEDMGAAQDMLMRVVRSESRVLLDPAPVTFVDSISADSATVKLRYWVRSDNYFVTTREVTKAMKLAFDERKANISVQPA
- a CDS encoding protein tyrosine phosphatase codes for the protein MTAIVVSPLSRIAEMAVKHKAREMVTLIAKEQSFHRPAVIAAERHLTLVMNDIAFKGTGDLIAPDDAHVQKLIDFAREWDQSAPLLIHCWMGVSRSPAAAVIAALSLNADQDDMALALSLRAASPYATPNARIIAIGDRLLGRDGRLVKAIKAIGRGADTDGNVPFILPLSA
- a CDS encoding folate-binding protein YgfZ, with the protein product MPSAFLADRRLIRVSGTGAGEFLNNLITADVENLPQGEARASALLTPQGKILFDFLITRDGPDYLIETGADEQDALLRRLTMYKLRAPVDLKLEPVEGMSLFWNETAPEAGVRDGRFAKAGIDLFRVAGASASGEAAAYDALRIDHGIAESGRDYPLQDAFPHDVLMDVNDGVSFKKGCFVGQEVVSRMKHRGTARRRVVTVTADGDLPATGTEITANGKPVGALGTVCGRKALAIVRIDRIADALASGTPLLADNITVSVSLPAWTGISFPAADPATRVEE
- a CDS encoding HD family hydrolase — its product is MASAKSPRAWQRMLSGRRLDLLDPSPLDVEIADIAHGLARVARWNGQTRGDHAFSVAQHCLIVETIFCRMCTSATPDDMQMALLHDAPEYVIGDMISPFKSVVGGGYKTVEKRLEAAVHLRFGLPPHASRELKDRIKKADTVAAFFEATELAGFSIAEAQKFFGLPRGITRDMFDITPLPSTEAQRLFIARFDAIEALRAAKTGSAT